Proteins from a genomic interval of Lysobacter stagni:
- a CDS encoding lipopolysaccharide biosynthesis protein, translating to MTDLRSQLGRIVRKLPRGRLAQGTVLALGWQVCRMAALAVWVVIAARTFGVDGYGVFAGIAGLATAAAGFSGLGTGYLLCRHVAMAPDQFSAYWKKALLAYSGSGLVMALCLVAVACTMFPQTRAEFAWLIALSEVAAYPFVSASAYAFAAHERIGWSAALPALGGALRLVALLAYLALGAGDGLGSYLWFHLASSMLAAMLSVLAVRMVLRPRRVSTGLSWSDLRESLPFSAVWFTGIAMTSWDKALTLRLGGAEASGLYAAAYRFASLVALPMDSLVMAMSPRMFRHGGLGGSDQGLMRYSLIAILGFGVIAAAMVWWMAPLLPWMLGAQFGSSVDVVRGIGLMIPFYGLRQLGGHVLVTYGRRGARIAIDAFALALMTSLALWLIPSRGVMGAVTVIVCTEAFLAMVTWSLALPTLRRAASRDVAVSPQS from the coding sequence ATGACTGACCTGCGCTCGCAGCTGGGTCGCATCGTCCGCAAGTTGCCGCGCGGGCGCCTTGCGCAAGGCACGGTCCTCGCGCTGGGTTGGCAGGTCTGCCGCATGGCAGCGCTGGCCGTGTGGGTCGTGATCGCTGCGCGGACGTTCGGCGTGGACGGATACGGCGTTTTCGCCGGTATCGCCGGGCTTGCCACTGCGGCGGCCGGGTTCTCCGGGCTGGGCACGGGTTATCTGCTGTGCCGTCACGTCGCCATGGCGCCGGACCAGTTCAGCGCGTACTGGAAGAAGGCGTTGCTGGCCTATTCCGGAAGCGGCCTGGTGATGGCGCTGTGCCTGGTCGCTGTCGCCTGCACGATGTTCCCGCAGACGCGCGCGGAGTTTGCGTGGCTGATCGCACTGTCCGAGGTGGCGGCCTATCCGTTCGTCTCGGCGTCCGCCTACGCCTTCGCGGCGCACGAGCGGATCGGCTGGTCGGCCGCGTTGCCTGCGCTCGGTGGGGCGTTGAGGCTGGTTGCGTTGCTGGCGTATCTCGCACTGGGTGCGGGCGATGGACTGGGTTCGTACCTGTGGTTCCATCTGGCGTCGTCCATGCTGGCCGCGATGCTCAGCGTGCTCGCCGTGCGCATGGTGCTCCGCCCTCGGCGCGTGTCCACCGGCCTGTCGTGGAGCGATCTGCGCGAGAGCCTGCCATTCAGCGCGGTCTGGTTCACCGGTATCGCCATGACCTCGTGGGACAAGGCCCTGACCTTGCGACTCGGCGGTGCGGAGGCATCGGGCCTTTACGCCGCTGCCTATCGTTTCGCATCGCTCGTCGCGCTGCCGATGGATTCCCTGGTGATGGCGATGTCGCCGCGCATGTTCCGGCATGGCGGCCTGGGCGGCAGCGACCAGGGACTCATGCGCTATTCGCTGATCGCCATCCTGGGCTTCGGGGTGATCGCGGCCGCGATGGTCTGGTGGATGGCGCCGCTGCTGCCCTGGATGTTGGGCGCGCAGTTCGGATCGTCGGTCGACGTCGTGCGTGGCATCGGTCTGATGATTCCCTTCTACGGGCTGCGCCAGCTGGGTGGCCACGTGCTGGTGACGTACGGACGCCGAGGGGCGCGCATCGCCATCGACGCCTTCGCCCTGGCCCTGATGACGTCACTGGCGCTTTGGCTCATTCCATCGCGTGGCGTCATGGGCGCGGTCACCGTGATCGTCTGCACCGAAGCGTTCCTGGCGATGGTGACGTGGAGCCTGGCGTTGCCTACGCTGCGTCGTGCGGCGTCACGCGACGTGGCGGTCAGTCCGCAGTCCTAG
- a CDS encoding glycosyltransferase — MKVAIVMSRLSNGGLERVQSHLAHAFAARGVDTVVAAGRVLHRHSGDFPDAVEVIEIARPGRFAFPFGLYRFLRQTRPDCLFTSSNDVACIAVVLKRLCFPRMRVIATHHLSLSGPIERATGWQRVKLLVVRTLMRALLGRADGHVAVTQEVASDVSAQTGLDPAHIRVIHNPIIGDDFTSRVAEAAPALPWPGPVIVFAGRLAPEKRIDLLVDAFETLPPSHDARLLIVGDGPQRAALVQRLAQPALKGRCFLTGFVANVFPWLAASDVLVLPSDYEGFGNVLVEAMACGIQVISTDCPHGPREILDNGRHGQLIPTGDATALRDALERTLSGQVRFDPAQLRARAAEFGIDRAAQAYLEIASAGVVPRTAD, encoded by the coding sequence ATGAAGGTCGCGATCGTGATGAGCCGCCTGTCCAACGGCGGCCTCGAACGCGTCCAGTCCCATCTTGCACACGCATTCGCCGCACGCGGTGTCGACACCGTCGTCGCGGCCGGACGTGTGCTCCATCGCCACTCTGGTGATTTCCCCGACGCGGTCGAGGTGATCGAGATCGCCCGGCCGGGACGTTTCGCGTTTCCGTTTGGCCTGTATCGCTTCCTTCGACAGACCCGGCCCGACTGCCTGTTCACCAGTTCCAACGACGTGGCGTGCATCGCGGTGGTGCTCAAGCGCCTGTGCTTTCCGCGTATGCGCGTGATCGCCACGCACCACCTGTCGCTGTCCGGACCGATCGAGCGCGCCACGGGATGGCAGCGCGTGAAACTGCTGGTCGTGCGCACACTCATGCGGGCACTGCTGGGCCGTGCCGATGGCCATGTCGCCGTCACGCAGGAGGTCGCTTCGGACGTCTCGGCGCAGACCGGACTGGATCCCGCGCACATCCGGGTGATCCACAACCCGATCATCGGCGATGACTTCACTTCGCGCGTGGCCGAAGCCGCGCCCGCATTGCCCTGGCCGGGGCCGGTGATCGTCTTCGCCGGACGGCTTGCGCCCGAGAAGCGGATCGACCTGCTGGTGGATGCGTTCGAAACGTTGCCGCCTTCGCACGATGCGCGTTTGCTGATCGTCGGTGATGGACCGCAGCGCGCTGCGCTGGTGCAGCGCCTGGCGCAACCCGCGTTGAAGGGGCGGTGCTTCCTCACCGGTTTCGTCGCGAACGTCTTTCCGTGGCTCGCCGCCAGCGACGTGCTGGTGCTGCCTTCCGACTACGAAGGCTTCGGCAACGTTCTGGTGGAAGCCATGGCCTGCGGCATCCAGGTGATCTCCACGGATTGCCCGCACGGTCCGCGCGAGATCCTCGACAACGGCAGGCATGGCCAGCTGATTCCCACCGGCGATGCGACCGCGCTGCGGGATGCGCTGGAACGGACGCTTTCCGGCCAGGTGCGTTTCGATCCGGCGCAGCTGCGCGCACGTGCGGCGGAGTTCGGTATCGACCGCGCGGCGCAGGCGTACCTGGAGATCGCCAGCGCGGGTGTTGTTCCTAGGACTGCGGACTGA